From the genome of Naumannella halotolerans, one region includes:
- a CDS encoding HNH endonuclease has translation MSPRQSDANPGPRSAAAANQPLKRATITQTARKYLLSESGGHCQNPVCRRDLHAIVDGDLVAERAHIIPASTGGPRGDHEPQMDELDRADADNILLLCPTCHTMIDRAPNDFPVELLRDWKRISQDARAAAFGTPTFDSRDEARAYIARLLDANAQVFRAYGPIEGSHDEDRAWLWKDLVKRTIIPNNATIVAFLQANRHLLGADEIALLSQFELHAQQLADRHLNGNWAAATLRFPDGFDKMLEDPQ, from the coding sequence ATGAGTCCACGTCAGAGTGACGCTAATCCCGGCCCCCGATCAGCGGCCGCGGCCAACCAACCGCTGAAACGCGCGACAATCACCCAGACCGCGCGAAAGTACCTCCTGTCGGAGTCCGGCGGCCACTGCCAGAACCCTGTGTGCCGGCGTGACTTGCACGCCATCGTAGATGGTGATCTTGTGGCCGAACGGGCTCACATCATCCCCGCGAGCACAGGCGGCCCACGCGGCGACCATGAGCCTCAGATGGACGAGCTCGACCGTGCTGATGCCGACAACATCCTGCTTCTCTGCCCGACATGCCACACGATGATCGACCGTGCTCCCAACGATTTCCCCGTCGAGTTGCTGCGAGACTGGAAGCGCATCAGCCAGGATGCGAGGGCAGCAGCGTTCGGCACGCCCACGTTCGACAGCCGCGATGAGGCCCGTGCGTATATCGCCCGGCTTCTGGACGCTAACGCCCAGGTCTTCCGAGCTTACGGCCCCATCGAAGGCTCCCACGATGAAGACCGCGCCTGGTTGTGGAAGGACCTGGTGAAGCGCACCATCATCCCGAATAACGCGACGATCGTCGCCTTTCTGCAGGCCAACAGACATCTGCTGGGTGCCGACGAAATCGCGCTACTAAGCCAATTCGAGCTACACGCACAGCAACTCGCGGACCGGCACCTCAACGGCAACTGGGCGGCCGCCACTCTCAGATTTCCTGATGGGTTCGATAAGATGCTGGAGGATCCTCAGTGA
- a CDS encoding XRE family transcriptional regulator, producing the protein MRHTPHSPAAGTDFDGTRLTVARRLRRKTKATLARDVGVTPTAIGQFENNLSNPTQAVVAQLCLKLGFPRDFFGAGRPLTLLPASGAHFRSLRSTSAAAREQALAYGELCLELVDLIGAYVDLPPVSLPELELPEGLSDEDIAEAARLTREAWSIEPGPIASVVQALEAHGVIALRLPARTDAAVDAFSTHSGRRPLVFLSPAKDDKARSRFDAAHELGHLVLHPDTEPGSKLVEQEAHRFAAHFLMPRDEIVDDLPHRIDWPTFHDLKRHWGVSLRALVFRAHTLGRLSDASYRRANQQLSIWGLPEPGPLGPAESPQVLGMARQLITDSGYDFDDIMAAGRVAPEVAEAVMDAASTDRPKLRFV; encoded by the coding sequence ATGAGGCACACGCCGCATTCGCCAGCCGCCGGCACTGACTTCGACGGCACCCGACTGACCGTCGCCAGGAGGCTACGACGCAAGACCAAGGCCACCCTCGCACGCGATGTCGGCGTCACACCGACCGCCATCGGTCAGTTCGAGAACAACCTCTCGAACCCGACTCAAGCCGTGGTCGCCCAGCTTTGCCTGAAACTCGGCTTTCCTCGTGACTTTTTCGGCGCAGGGCGTCCACTCACGCTGTTGCCGGCGTCCGGAGCCCATTTCCGTTCACTGCGTTCGACCTCCGCCGCAGCACGAGAACAGGCCCTCGCCTACGGCGAGTTGTGCCTCGAACTGGTGGATCTCATCGGGGCCTACGTAGATCTGCCTCCAGTGTCGCTACCCGAGCTCGAGCTGCCGGAAGGACTATCCGATGAGGACATCGCCGAAGCCGCTCGCCTCACGCGCGAGGCCTGGAGCATTGAGCCCGGGCCTATAGCCTCAGTGGTCCAGGCCCTTGAAGCTCACGGAGTGATTGCTCTGCGCCTACCGGCGCGGACTGACGCCGCCGTCGACGCGTTCTCCACCCACTCAGGCAGACGACCGCTCGTGTTCCTCTCACCAGCCAAGGACGATAAGGCCCGTAGCCGGTTCGACGCCGCTCATGAGCTCGGACATTTGGTCCTACACCCCGACACCGAACCAGGCTCGAAGCTGGTCGAGCAGGAAGCCCACCGGTTCGCAGCCCACTTCCTTATGCCCCGAGACGAAATCGTCGACGACCTGCCGCACCGCATCGATTGGCCGACGTTCCACGACCTCAAGCGCCACTGGGGCGTCAGCCTGCGAGCTTTGGTGTTCCGCGCCCACACGCTCGGGCGGCTCTCCGACGCGTCATATCGTCGCGCCAATCAGCAGCTCTCAATCTGGGGCCTCCCCGAGCCCGGCCCACTCGGCCCCGCTGAGTCCCCGCAAGTACTTGGGATGGCTCGACAACTGATCACTGACAGCGGCTACGACTTCGACGACATCATGGCCGCCGGACGCGTCGCCCCAGAGGTCGCAGAGGCAGTCATGGACGCAGCGTCTACCGACCGACCGAAGCTGCGTTTCGTATGA